The Desulfuromonadales bacterium sequence CGGGAAGAAAATCGACAAGGGACGGCAACCGGCGCAGCTCATAGCCGAAACGGCGGGCCAGAACCGACTGTTGCAGAGCCCTTTTCCACTTCTTGCGCGACCAGTTGCCGTTTGTCGCACGGCTCGTTTTGGGCTGGTAGTACTGAGCCGAATCGGGATAAAAACTGCCGATGGTCGCGGCCGTCGGCCGGGGGTTGGTGAAAACGAACCCGCAGTTCCGGCAGCGGACCACGTTGAAATACGCGTCGAAGCCGTTGTACAGCTCCTTGGCCCGGGAAAAGTAGATGTAATGGCGGTCCGATCCGCACAGTGCACAGGGGACCGTTTCCAGGTCGTATTGCAGGTCAGATGAGGACATGTCCGTCCTTGGCTGCCTTCGCCTTTGAGATTTGTCCCGTAACCAGATAAGGCGGCACCTATTCTCTCCAAGCTAACAAAATGAGGAATGATTATGGCCGGCGGTCGCGATTGACGGGCAAATCTCGCCACGCTGCCGCGTAGAGTTCTTCGTATCCCTTTACCATTTTTTCAGCAGTGAAGTTCTGCAAGACACGCGTTCTGGCGTTTTCCCCCAACCGGACCCGATCTTCATCGGAACGCTGAGCGATGCGGATCATGGCGTTGGTCAGGCCGTCAACGCTTTGAGGATCAATAAGTTCGCCGACAGCCACTTCGCCAAAGATTTCGGGGACGCCACCAACTTGCGAAGCTATCACGGGAATACCGCTGCACATAGCCTCCACCAGCGCCAGCCCAAACCCTTCACGCAGGGAGGGAAGGACAAAAACATCCAGCGCTGCCAAAACCTGGGCAATATCCTGTCGGAACCCGAGGAAGTGTACTTTTCCATCAAGGCCCAAGGAAGAAGTCAAACTTCTAAGCTCTGTCTCTGCTTCCCCCCGGCCGCAAATCAAGAGCACACTTTCCGGAAAAATATCTATACAACGTTTAAACGCCAATAGGAGGTTTTTTTGATTCTTTACCCTGGTGAGCCTCCCGGCCGTTCCAAACCAGATTTTTCCCTGTATGTCCGGAAAAAGCCTTTGCCGCATGGCATCTTTTGCCTGGGGCTGAAGAAATGGAGCGGTATCGATCCCGTTATGAATGGCAACCACCCTGTCCGGGTTCAAGTGCCAGTTGTTGCGCAAGAGATCCTGTCTGACCCCTTCGGAGACACCAACGATTTTGTACAGGTGACGATACAGCAGCCAGTTTCCCAGTTTGCGCTGCCAGGAGTCGGCACTCCCCAATCCATGGAGTGTGGCCACCACAGCGGGACGGCTACGGGCCGCCCGGGCCGCAGCAATGCCGACGGCGATGGTCCGCTGCAGATGGCAATTGACCACATGGATCTGCTCGGCATCCATAATTGCGGCAAGACGGCGGCGAAGCGTGCCATTCCACAGCTTGATCTCGTGATTTTTAAGGCCCAGATAGTAGGTCTTCGCCCGGCTGTCGAGAGGGTTCTGCCCGTCCTTCTCCCCGCCAAGATAACAGACAACACAGCGAAAACGACCTTCGTCGAGTTTCGCCATCTCGTTGAGCAGCGGATAGTTGCCGCTATAACGTTTGACAAGCAGCAGGACGTTGATCATGGACCCATTCCTGGAACGCCCTTCATGTAGAAGGGAAGAAAGAGCGCAAGGCCTCTCAAGGTTTCTCGCCCCGGCGCCGGCGGCGGACCGCCAGCTTGACGTCGTGCCGGGCGATGCGCCGGGTCTTGGCCAGCACCTTCCGGGCCAGTTTCTTGTCCGCAGGCTCCAGGCGCTTTTTGCCGAGATAGGCGAGGAAGAACCGCATCCGGTCGGCGCGCGAGATCCCGCCGGTGAAATCGGCAGAATAGTTGAGCTGGCCGAGATCCTTGACGCGGTAACGGGTCGGCACTCTCGACCGCCGGCCAACGCGCTGCAAGTCGATAAGATAGAGCGTCTCGCCGGGCCCGAGATAAAAATGACTGAGATATAAATCCTGGTGATACATGCCGCTGCCGTGCAGTTTGCGGGCGGTGGCAGCCAGTTGCAGGGTCAGCCGCCGCTTTTTCTGCCTCCCTGCATCGTCGAGGGAACCGCCGAGTTCTCGCTGGAACACGGCATCGAGAGGGACGGTCTGATAGAGCTCCTCGGTCAAGGTAAAGGAAGCCATATCGATACCGAACTTGACGCACTCCCCCATGGCTACCGGAGAAACTGTGGGGATCCCGGCTTCCTGCACGGCGAGGATATTCTTCCACTCTACGAGGGCGCCGCGCGGCGGCCACTTGAGACGGCTGACTCGTTTCCAGAACTCAACCCAGTGAAAACGATTGCGCTTCAGGTAAAACGCCCGGTCGCCGACCTGCAGGCGGAAAACCGAACGCCCCCGCTTGTGGCAGATGTGAGCACCACCGGAGTAGTCCATGAAGTCCCGGAACTGGCTCAGTCCGGCCGAAGCCAACAGCGGTAAAACTCTGGCGGCAACCTCGACAGTACCGCAACGCACGAACGGGCTCATCCCCTGCCTCGGAGCCGGGAGGTGACCGCTTCCAGGACCACGTCGACGGCAATGCTGGCGGCGCACTCCCGATCCCGCTCACAGGACTTGCGCAGGCAGGGGGAACAGTCCAGCGGGGTCTGGAGACAAAGATGGCCGTCGCCGCGCGGACCGTTGCGCCGGGCGTCGGTCACCCGAAAAAGAGAGACCGTCGGCGTCCCGACGGCAGCGGCGATGTGGATGGGGCCGGTGTCGCCGCCCACCACCAGGTCGGCTCGCTGCAGCAGGGCGACAAGATCCGGCAGCGTCCCCCGGGGCCAGATCAGGGCACGGTCGCCGCTCGCCGCCCGAATCGCCTCGGCGGCGGCCAGCTCAGCATCGTTTCCCCAGGTCAGCAAGGGCTGCACGCCGGCGTCACTGAGACGGGCAGCAAGCTGCTGCCAGTTTTTCAGAGCCCACAATTTGGTCTGCCAAGTGGTGCCGTAGTGAAAAACGACCACCGGCTGACCAGTCAGCCCTTTTTCACGCAGCAGCAGTTCCACCCGCTCGGTTGCGCCCTGGTCGGCAGCCAGCGGCCCCGCCAGCAGTCGCCCGCAGCCGCCCGGCAACGCCGCCTGCGCCACGGCCAGGGAACGGTCCGTAATATGAAAAGCCTCTTCGCCCAGGGTAACCTTGCGATTGGTCGCCAGCCGGTTGGGCCATTCGCGGGTCCCCGTGCGGTCGAAACCGAAGCGCAGCGGCGCTCGGGTCAGCAGCGTGAAGAGGCCGCTCTTGCTGTTTCCCTGCAGATCGAGAACCACGTCATAGCACTCGCGCCGCAGCGCGGCGCCGGCAACCAGGGCCTGCCAGCCCCCCTGCCCTGCTCCCTGCCGGCGCCAGGCCTTGGTGCGCAGCCGAATAACCTTGCGGATTAGCGGATGACCTTCCAACAAGGGTGCGAACGACTCTTCCACCAGCCAGTCGATCTGCATCTGCGGATCGACACTTTTCAAGTAGGCCAGCACCGGCAGGGCATGAACAACGTCGCCGAGGGCGCTCACCTTGACGATGAGAATCTTCATTCCTGCGCCTTCCAGAGTTCCCGAACGCCAACCATCACGTCTTCCACGCCGATCGCAGCCATGCAACGGTGATCGGTCGGACACTGGCGAAGCAGGCAGGGAGCGCAGTCGACCTCCTTGCGGATGATCCGGCAGTTCTCGGCCAGCGGCGAAGTGGTGGTATGGTCCGTAGGGCCGAAGACGGCGACGATCGGCACACCAAAAGCCGCTGCCACATGCATCGGACCGGAATCGTTGGTCACTACCAGGCGACAAAGGGAGAGCACCGCCATCATCTGCCTGACGCTCGTTTTGCCGATGAGGTTGAGCGGAGGAACGTCCATGGCGGCGGCGATATCACGTCCGATTTCCGTCTCACCAGGCCCGCCGGTAAGAACGATGCGGGCACCGAATTCAGCAGCCAGACGGTTGCCGACTTCGGCAAAACGCTCGGGATACCAGCGCTTGGCCGAACCGTAGGCCGCCCCGGGATTGATGACCACCGGCGCCCCTTCGCCGAGCAGTTCACGGGCCCAGGCCAGTTCATCGTCGGTACAGGCAAGTCGCAGGGCACCGTCGCCGCCCCGGATACCGAGTGCTTCGAGCATCCCCAGATAATAGCGGGTATGATGCAGACGCCGTTCCGCCGCGTCGACCGGAACCGGATGGGTCAGCAGCAGAACTCTGCCGTCCGTGCCGTACCCGGCCCGCCGGGGCACGCGAGCGAGAAACGCCATAATGGCTGCCTCGACAGCATTTTGCAGCAGAATCGCCAGATCGAAGCGCTCTCGGCGCAACTCGCCACAGAGGCGCAACAGACCCTTCAGTCCCCGGTGCGTTCCTTTCTTGTCGTACACCAGAACCCGGTCGCAATAGGGATGATGCCGAAAAAGCTCGGCCACCAGCGGGTTGGCGACCACCACGATCTCGGCAGCGGGAAAACTGCTGCGAAGCGCCCCCATGGCAGGGGTCGTCATGACGGCGTCGCCAATCCAGTTGGTGGCCCGCAGGCAGATGCGATTGACGTGATTTCGGTCGAGCGGTTTCAATAAAAACAAATCCGGCTGCGGACGTTGGTCCGTAAATTCCTAGAGGGACTCGGCCTCATCAATGAGCATCACGGGAATCCCGTCGCGAACAGGATAAGCGAGACGGCAGGCATTGCAGACGATTTTCGAACCGTCCACCTGCAGTTGCACCTCCCCTTTGCACTTGGGACAGGCGAGTATCTCGAGCAGTTCCTTGGACAGGGTCATGGAGTCTCCTGATGGATGACCGCGTTAAGGGCCCGCTCCAGAAGAAGTGAGCCCTGGTCGTAAAATTCCAGGGTCATGGGGGTCTGGTAACAGGGCCGGGGCAACTGCGCCGCCGACAGTTTAACACCATCTTTTTCTGTGGTCACCAGAAAATCCGCATCCTGCGCGGCATCGACAAGAAGCGCCAAAGTGTCGCGGTCGTAGACCACATGATCGGAAAGCGGCAAGGTTCGCACCAGTTTCAGGCCTTGGGCCGCAAGCGCGGCGAAGTAATTTTCGGGATCGGCGATCCCGGCGAAGGCGACACCGCGCTGCTCGACAAGGCTCTTCAGCGGCAGGTTCTCCCCGGCCAGGGAGACAGTCTCGACAGCCAGGCGGTGGCGACAGCGAATAAGCGGACAAGTGAGGGTCGGAACAGGGTTCTCGGAGCCGTCGCTGCGGGTCAGCACCACGACACCGGCCCGGGAGAGTGCAGAGAGCGGCTCACGCAGCAACCCGGCGGGCAGGAGATGACCGTTGCCGAACGGCCGACGGGCATCGAGCAACACGATGTCGAGGTCGCGAGCGACAGACAGGTGCTGGAAACCGTCATCGAGCAGAATCACATCCGCGGCGAAACGTTCAACAGCCAGACGGATGCCTTCGGCCCGGCGAGGAGCGACAAGAACAAGGGCACGGGGGTTGCGCTGCGCCAGCAGGTACGGTTCGTCGCCGCAAACCCCTGGCGGCAGGAGAGGTCCGTCCCCTGCGCAGACCACGCCGACCCTGCCGGCACCCTGACCGCCGTAGCCGCGACTGACGACTGCCACCCGGCGACCGTGTCCCAACAGCGATTTTACCAGATCATCAACCATCGGGGTCTTGCCGGTCCCCCCGACCGTCAGGTTGCCAACCGAGATGACCGGCACCGGGGCCCGGTAAACGGTAAGCACCCCAGCCCGGTAGAGCTTCCGGCGCAACCGGCCAATCAGGCCGTACAGACGCCCGGCAACACGCAACAGCGGATAAAGCATCTGCTGTGCGAGGCCTTCAGGTCCCGCCGTCACCAACCGCCGATGCAGAGCGAAAAGCCGGCCCATGTCAGTGTCCCAGCAACCGCCTGATGACCGCCAGGGTATGTTCGGTGGCGCCGGCGTTCGCCTCCAGCAGGGCATGACCTCGCTCGCCCATGCGACGGCCCTCTTCGTCATTGTCGAGCAACCGCCTGACGGCAGAAAGAAGTTCGGCCTTACTGGTGACCTGGATACCGCCGCCGGCCTCCAGCAGAAGCTCCGAAATTTCTTTAAAATTATGCATGTAGATCCCGAAAATCACTGGCTTTTTAAGGAGAGACGCCTCAAGGATGTTGTGCCCGCCGACCGCAACCAGGCTGCCACCGACAAAAACGAGGTCGGCCACGGCATAGAGTTTGAGCATCTCCCC is a genomic window containing:
- the waaC gene encoding lipopolysaccharide heptosyltransferase I codes for the protein MKILIVKVSALGDVVHALPVLAYLKSVDPQMQIDWLVEESFAPLLEGHPLIRKVIRLRTKAWRRQGAGQGGWQALVAGAALRRECYDVVLDLQGNSKSGLFTLLTRAPLRFGFDRTGTREWPNRLATNRKVTLGEEAFHITDRSLAVAQAALPGGCGRLLAGPLAADQGATERVELLLREKGLTGQPVVVFHYGTTWQTKLWALKNWQQLAARLSDAGVQPLLTWGNDAELAAAEAIRAASGDRALIWPRGTLPDLVALLQRADLVVGGDTGPIHIAAAVGTPTVSLFRVTDARRNGPRGDGHLCLQTPLDCSPCLRKSCERDRECAASIAVDVVLEAVTSRLRGRG
- the lpxK gene encoding tetraacyldisaccharide 4'-kinase — its product is MGRLFALHRRLVTAGPEGLAQQMLYPLLRVAGRLYGLIGRLRRKLYRAGVLTVYRAPVPVISVGNLTVGGTGKTPMVDDLVKSLLGHGRRVAVVSRGYGGQGAGRVGVVCAGDGPLLPPGVCGDEPYLLAQRNPRALVLVAPRRAEGIRLAVERFAADVILLDDGFQHLSVARDLDIVLLDARRPFGNGHLLPAGLLREPLSALSRAGVVVLTRSDGSENPVPTLTCPLIRCRHRLAVETVSLAGENLPLKSLVEQRGVAFAGIADPENYFAALAAQGLKLVRTLPLSDHVVYDRDTLALLVDAAQDADFLVTTEKDGVKLSAAQLPRPCYQTPMTLEFYDQGSLLLERALNAVIHQETP
- a CDS encoding lipopolysaccharide kinase InaA family protein, which translates into the protein MSPFVRCGTVEVAARVLPLLASAGLSQFRDFMDYSGGAHICHKRGRSVFRLQVGDRAFYLKRNRFHWVEFWKRVSRLKWPPRGALVEWKNILAVQEAGIPTVSPVAMGECVKFGIDMASFTLTEELYQTVPLDAVFQRELGGSLDDAGRQKKRRLTLQLAATARKLHGSGMYHQDLYLSHFYLGPGETLYLIDLQRVGRRSRVPTRYRVKDLGQLNYSADFTGGISRADRMRFFLAYLGKKRLEPADKKLARKVLAKTRRIARHDVKLAVRRRRRGEKP
- a CDS encoding glycosyltransferase → MINVLLLVKRYSGNYPLLNEMAKLDEGRFRCVVCYLGGEKDGQNPLDSRAKTYYLGLKNHEIKLWNGTLRRRLAAIMDAEQIHVVNCHLQRTIAVGIAAARAARSRPAVVATLHGLGSADSWQRKLGNWLLYRHLYKIVGVSEGVRQDLLRNNWHLNPDRVVAIHNGIDTAPFLQPQAKDAMRQRLFPDIQGKIWFGTAGRLTRVKNQKNLLLAFKRCIDIFPESVLLICGRGEAETELRSLTSSLGLDGKVHFLGFRQDIAQVLAALDVFVLPSLREGFGLALVEAMCSGIPVIASQVGGVPEIFGEVAVGELIDPQSVDGLTNAMIRIAQRSDEDRVRLGENARTRVLQNFTAEKMVKGYEELYAAAWRDLPVNRDRRP
- a CDS encoding Trm112 family protein, coding for MTLSKELLEILACPKCKGEVQLQVDGSKIVCNACRLAYPVRDGIPVMLIDEAESL
- the waaF gene encoding lipopolysaccharide heptosyltransferase II, whose amino-acid sequence is MKPLDRNHVNRICLRATNWIGDAVMTTPAMGALRSSFPAAEIVVVANPLVAELFRHHPYCDRVLVYDKKGTHRGLKGLLRLCGELRRERFDLAILLQNAVEAAIMAFLARVPRRAGYGTDGRVLLLTHPVPVDAAERRLHHTRYYLGMLEALGIRGGDGALRLACTDDELAWARELLGEGAPVVINPGAAYGSAKRWYPERFAEVGNRLAAEFGARIVLTGGPGETEIGRDIAAAMDVPPLNLIGKTSVRQMMAVLSLCRLVVTNDSGPMHVAAAFGVPIVAVFGPTDHTTTSPLAENCRIIRKEVDCAPCLLRQCPTDHRCMAAIGVEDVMVGVRELWKAQE